The Mangrovimonas cancribranchiae nucleotide sequence GCAAAACTCACCAAAGTACTTGTAGAAGAAGACATGGGTGGCACCACCTACTCCATTCAATACCGTGCAAAATCAAAAGAAGCTTTGCAAGAATATTATAAAAACCATGCCGATGCTATGCGTCAAGACGGCGTAAAACGCTTTGCCGATAAAATGCTAGCCTTTAGAACTGAGTTAGAAGTGATTGATGAATTTTCTGTAACATTCAATTAATATGTCTGTACGCGCCAAAAAACATCTCGGGCAACATTTCTTAACCGATGAAAATATTGCTAAAAAAATAGCAGATTCTTTATCGTTGGAAGGCTACAAAAACGTGTTGGAAATTGGTCCAGGAATGGGCGTGCTTACAAAGTATCTTTTAAAAAAGACATCACAACCTACGTGATAGAAATCGATACCGAATCGGTTGAATACTTAAAAAACAATTACCTCAACCTAGCCAATAAAGTCATAGAGCAAGACTTTTTA carries:
- a CDS encoding DUF4286 family protein, whose product is MIIYNVTVNIDDSIHDEWLNWIKNHIPVVLSTGLFTEAKLTKVLVEEDMGGTTYSIQYRAKSKEALQEYYKNHADAMRQDGVKRFADKMLAFRTELEVIDEFSVTFN